The Amblyomma americanum isolate KBUSLIRL-KWMA chromosome 11, ASM5285725v1, whole genome shotgun sequence genome includes the window TGGTTCCAGGTATCCTTCGAGCTGGCCGCCTCTTACGGCCGGACGGGGGAGCCCGTAATAAGGATAGGTCACAGCGCCGCCTTCCGAGCCTGGATCGCTTCCATGCGGACGTTCGCCGTTCATGCGGCCGGGAGGACTCCGTCTCTGCGGTACCAACAGTACGTCGTGACGATGCTTCGTCTCTTCGACGTACCCGAGTCTCGGGTTGGTGAGCTGCTCACAAAAATTCAAGCGATGGACCTGCTCACGCTCGAGGCGCTGGGGCCCGCCATTACCGAGAGCGAACCGCGGGTCCTGCGGATGCCGATCCGCAACCTCACTAACACCGCGACTCCCGGAATCGCCGCCGGacgcctgctgctgcttctcaaCGAGTACTTCATCTGGGCGCGGCGCTTTACTGCGGACGACATCGTGCAAGTGGAGATCCCGGGCCTCCTCCGGTCCGTCGTCTACCTGCTTGGACTCAAGTCAGAGACGCGGGAGGCGCTAACGCTCAGCCTGGGCCTCCGCTTGGCCAGCGAGCTTGGCTGGATGGCCGACCGGAGAATAGCGGACGTCACGCTGCAACTGGCGGGCCTGGATTCGTCAGCGCACCGTCGCCGCTGCCTCGTTCAGGTCGAGAGCGCCGTGGGCGTTGCCTGGCTGAGCCTTTTCACCAGGCAGCGAGGGTCCAACAAACTCACCCAGAACGTGCGCGACGTTCTCGCTAACATCGTTGAACGTCGCACCAACACCACGCTCGAACTCCGAGTCCAGCGGGGTGCCACGGCGTGGGATAAAGAGAACCACTTGGCCAAGGTGCTCGCAGAACCTACTTCCGGCTCGCGCTTTTTCATCAATTGGCTGAACCTGATGAACGCTCGCTGGCGGCTCGAGAAAGAGGGCTTCGCGAACATCATCAAGCCGGGGAGCCACCTGAGCCGACGGTGGACCTTCCGAGCATTGCTTTACGTCGCCGAAGAATACTTCACCTTCCCTCTTTTCCACCCAGACCTGCCTCCGACCGTCAACTACGGCGGCGCCGGACGCCTCATCGCTGACGAAGTGCTGAGGGGTCTCTTCGACGACCAAGCTTCCTACCAGCGACAAGGAAGAAGCCGCGGTGTCGGCTATGACAACGCAAGCACCGCTGCGCCATTAGCGCCTCGGGCGTCTCCCCACGAATTGGACACCAAGGCTCTCCTGGCCGCCCTAAATGCGTACAGGTTGGCCTTCATGCGACGCTCGAAGGAGGGACTCGCGAAGGCGCCCAGCCTCGCCGAGGAGAGGCTCTTCTTTGTCGCCTCCTGCTACGCGCTCTGTTCGAGCGC containing:
- the LOC144109790 gene encoding endothelin-converting enzyme 2-like, with translation MLGVSGDDYSVDFKKVAEVDGETDASHGSSGSGSTSSTSSELERLRDVSGSDGDGSVHSPPRQPGLQHVEQHGLPELSEVRRAAQPAPDTRARGDWVAAHAEADCVPVRLQAGSQSAVQGRGAVDVVIRQTNWRMNQRTKAVLLAAGILGTIALTLYMGGALWVRVWHRASLHFRYRRSDRDHPDWRLILGCNKTACRQYRVAIESSRNRSQDPCKNFYRFVCDGWKHHHRMLSVVDAAEDATLVRALAAVELATSNTSTAGAAVSSEWNVQKRVAALAKSCMDLSESSLEGLKRFMVERHMPWPKMSSWDLLEVLLDLSGNWNVHLWFQVSFELAASYGRTGEPVIRIGHSAAFRAWIASMRTFAVHAAGRTPSLRYQQYVVTMLRLFDVPESRVGELLTKIQAMDLLTLEALGPAITESEPRVLRMPIRNLTNTATPGIAAGRLLLLLNEYFIWARRFTADDIVQVEIPGLLRSVVYLLGLKSETREALTLSLGLRLASELGWMADRRIADVTLQLAGLDSSAHRRRCLVQVESAVGVAWLSLFTRQRGSNKLTQNVRDVLANIVERRTNTTLELRVQRGATAWDKENHLAKVLAEPTSGSRFFINWLNLMNARWRLEKEGFANIIKPGSHLSRRWTFRALLYVAEEYFTFPLFHPDLPPTVNYGGAGRLIADEVLRGLFDDQASYQRQGRSRGVGYDNASTAAPLAPRASPHELDTKALLAALNAYRLAFMRRSKEGLAKAPSLAEERLFFVASCYALCSSADYVDRLYGDASRRCNVPVMALPEFAAAFRCHVVNPEARDPALRPP